A section of the Pseudomonas prosekii genome encodes:
- a CDS encoding lysozyme inhibitor LprI family protein yields the protein MGLSRYAYSRFFSEEGSFRMVIHRTIALLLAVVTSNSIAASFDCAKASNFAEKEICRDGYLSSLDTSLSQNYKAALLKASDRQDALIESQHEWLATRNQCTTQKCLDKAMVTRFKAIEDFTRAEIGRKLESEQQQQAAKSQAENADRARRKHEAYVAEEQAYQHRRQAAQQQTVYSQSNTASVSSTYQTPAYQTAQQPQTQVAATREETLWQQIFSVLWKCALIVAVVMSCWAVKRHRREEATIYNNYTDATITNLLPVTGWGIGLLCGWLGLPHQVYQVCVVTGVLSAVFFAVYTAFKSNRGGLNILLTIVAKLTFVSVFYVVMGFLILSFFGGARRKGESLTQAEARRRRESRNTKVQIVAVSAGYTFFTAWLCRRAEFTSLSECLELDPALYSA from the coding sequence ATGGGGCTAAGCCGTTATGCCTACTCTCGTTTTTTTTCAGAGGAGGGATCTTTCAGGATGGTTATTCACCGGACTATAGCGCTACTACTGGCAGTGGTTACCAGCAACTCAATAGCTGCAAGCTTCGACTGTGCTAAAGCGAGCAATTTTGCCGAAAAGGAAATTTGCCGCGACGGCTACCTTTCCAGCCTCGACACATCCCTCAGTCAAAACTACAAAGCTGCGTTGCTGAAGGCTTCTGACCGACAGGACGCTCTTATCGAGTCCCAGCATGAATGGCTTGCTACTCGAAACCAGTGCACTACACAAAAATGTCTCGATAAAGCAATGGTCACTCGATTCAAGGCGATTGAAGACTTTACGAGGGCCGAAATAGGGCGAAAACTGGAATCAGAACAGCAACAGCAAGCGGCCAAATCTCAAGCTGAGAACGCCGATCGAGCTCGACGCAAACACGAGGCATATGTAGCAGAAGAGCAGGCTTATCAACACCGGCGACAGGCGGCACAGCAGCAGACCGTCTATTCTCAGTCGAATACCGCCTCTGTTTCATCTACCTATCAAACACCAGCCTATCAGACAGCCCAGCAACCGCAAACTCAAGTCGCAGCGACTCGTGAAGAAACGCTTTGGCAGCAAATATTCAGCGTTTTATGGAAGTGTGCGCTGATAGTAGCGGTCGTAATGTCCTGCTGGGCGGTTAAGCGGCACCGCAGAGAGGAAGCCACTATCTACAATAACTATACAGATGCAACGATCACTAATTTGCTGCCAGTCACTGGCTGGGGTATAGGCCTTCTCTGTGGCTGGCTCGGATTGCCTCATCAAGTGTACCAAGTGTGTGTAGTCACCGGGGTACTGTCGGCGGTATTTTTTGCAGTATATACAGCATTCAAAAGTAATCGCGGCGGTCTAAATATCTTACTAACTATTGTCGCGAAGTTAACGTTTGTATCTGTGTTTTACGTTGTCATGGGATTCCTGATACTTTCATTTTTTGGTGGAGCTCGAAGAAAAGGGGAATCTCTAACGCAGGCAGAGGCCCGACGACGCAGAGAGTCAAGAAATACTAAAGTTCAGATAGTAGCTGTGTCTGCGGGATATACTTTCTTTACCGCATGGCTTTGCCGTAGGGCTGAATTTACGTCTCTATCCGAATGTTTAGAACTTGACCCTGCACTATATTCTGCCTGA
- a CDS encoding helix-turn-helix domain-containing protein — protein sequence MPSSSLRHRFGHRVRELRLATGMTQEAFADRCGFARTYMSRIETGGANPSLDAIKTLADALKVDLSSLFAEI from the coding sequence ATGCCTTCTTCCTCCCTACGCCATCGCTTCGGTCATCGAGTACGTGAGCTTCGTCTTGCCACAGGCATGACCCAAGAAGCCTTCGCGGACAGGTGTGGTTTCGCCCGTACCTACATGTCGAGAATCGAGACCGGGGGAGCTAATCCCAGCCTAGATGCAATCAAAACGCTCGCTGACGCGCTGAAAGTCGATCTATCGTCCTTATTTGCAGAGATTTGA
- a CDS encoding AAA family ATPase — MFIEVKNCNNIDSGGIELTPNQLNIKYATNGTGKSTVAKAISFSIGDRSDGGKRLKDLTPFKGYGASPLEPTVTGTDTFSNLRVFDEGYINDFVFQPTELIKGSFDIFIRGADYEAGMQEIAVLTSETKNLLTSDPEISQLISDLGELLLAFGKQVKSGLHASSNIAKAFKGGNRVSSIPTGLEKYTNLIQCEQNYKWIKWQQEGKDFLDISSDCPYCTHDVADTRELILKVTDVYDAKSVESLNKAIVTFSKLDKYFSDETRKKIAEFITNIDGYSDAEAAYIVEVRRQIEQLAADLGKATNLGFSSLKNVDGIIEEVKKHKIDLSLYVHLNSSSSAEKIDIVNRGVDCLLEKAGKLQGGIAKQKILIEKLVKKNSTGINDFLRNAGYHYSVKIIEIGETYQLRLIHNTVDSEIENVKSHLSYGERNAFSLVLFMYDCLKSGADLVVLDDPISSFDKNKKYAIVDALFRKDNSFKDKTVLLLTHDFEPVVDMMLHHPDRFSKPTVAFLENKGGVLTEVPIARSDIKTFIDIAIDNAQLPIPEINRLVYLRRYYEITSNKRFSFDILSSLFHKRNNPSRIGQNGFIDLTEDEVVEGVTHIQRFIPTFDYAAILALLNDDQQMKALYFASENNYEKLHLYRVLFDDKPSEIESDVIRKFINEAFHIENNYIYQLNPSQFQLVPQYVIDECDVYVDGI; from the coding sequence ATGTTTATTGAAGTTAAAAATTGCAACAATATCGATTCTGGCGGTATTGAGTTGACACCCAATCAACTAAATATTAAATACGCAACTAATGGAACGGGAAAAAGTACCGTAGCAAAAGCTATTTCGTTCTCGATTGGGGACCGGTCGGACGGTGGTAAGAGATTGAAGGATCTCACGCCATTTAAAGGCTATGGTGCATCGCCATTAGAGCCGACTGTTACAGGTACTGATACTTTTTCGAACCTCCGTGTATTTGATGAAGGCTATATCAACGATTTCGTATTTCAGCCAACAGAGCTCATCAAAGGCAGTTTCGATATTTTTATTCGAGGCGCCGATTATGAGGCGGGAATGCAGGAAATTGCAGTACTCACAAGTGAAACAAAAAACTTACTTACGTCCGACCCGGAAATTTCACAACTAATTTCCGACCTTGGTGAATTGCTGCTGGCGTTTGGAAAGCAAGTTAAGTCTGGACTGCACGCTTCAAGCAATATTGCGAAAGCTTTTAAAGGTGGCAATCGTGTATCCTCAATCCCAACAGGGCTGGAAAAGTACACAAATCTAATTCAATGCGAGCAAAACTACAAATGGATCAAATGGCAGCAGGAAGGAAAAGATTTCTTAGACATATCTTCTGACTGCCCTTATTGTACACATGATGTGGCTGATACTCGTGAGCTAATATTGAAGGTGACCGACGTCTATGATGCTAAATCAGTCGAAAGCCTAAACAAGGCAATCGTCACATTCTCAAAGCTCGATAAATATTTTTCCGACGAAACGCGAAAGAAGATCGCTGAGTTTATAACTAATATCGACGGCTACTCTGACGCTGAAGCTGCGTATATTGTTGAGGTTCGGCGGCAAATCGAGCAATTAGCTGCCGATTTGGGAAAAGCGACGAATCTTGGGTTTTCTTCCTTAAAAAACGTAGATGGCATAATTGAAGAGGTCAAAAAACATAAGATTGACTTAAGTCTATATGTTCACCTTAACTCATCATCCTCAGCTGAGAAAATCGACATTGTGAATCGCGGGGTTGACTGTTTACTTGAGAAAGCAGGAAAGCTACAGGGCGGAATTGCAAAGCAGAAAATTCTAATAGAAAAGCTAGTTAAAAAAAACAGTACTGGCATTAACGACTTCTTGCGTAACGCAGGTTATCATTATTCGGTAAAAATAATTGAAATTGGAGAAACTTATCAACTTCGACTTATACACAATACCGTTGACAGTGAAATCGAAAATGTTAAATCTCACTTGAGCTATGGTGAGCGCAATGCTTTTTCTCTAGTTTTATTTATGTATGACTGCCTGAAAAGTGGTGCAGATCTAGTAGTTCTGGACGATCCAATATCATCTTTTGATAAAAACAAAAAATATGCCATCGTGGACGCTCTTTTTAGGAAAGATAACTCGTTCAAAGACAAAACTGTACTTTTACTGACCCATGATTTTGAACCCGTTGTAGACATGATGCTTCATCACCCTGACCGCTTCAGTAAGCCGACCGTGGCTTTCCTTGAGAATAAAGGAGGGGTGCTGACCGAAGTTCCTATAGCGCGCTCTGATATTAAAACATTTATTGACATAGCGATAGATAATGCGCAGCTGCCGATCCCGGAAATTAATCGACTTGTGTATTTGCGACGTTACTATGAAATAACCAGTAATAAAAGATTTAGCTTTGATATACTTTCTAGCTTGTTCCACAAAAGAAATAATCCGTCGCGTATCGGTCAAAATGGTTTTATTGATTTAACGGAGGATGAGGTGGTGGAGGGCGTAACGCATATTCAAAGATTTATTCCGACATTCGATTATGCAGCAATCCTCGCTTTACTGAATGATGATCAACAAATGAAAGCGCTCTATTTTGCCTCAGAGAACAATTACGAAAAGTTGCATCTATATAGAGTTCTGTTCGACGACAAGCCCTCTGAGATTGAATCAGATGTAATTAGAAAATTTATAAACGAAGCATTTCATATTGAGAATAATTACATCTATCAGCTAAACCCGTCTCAATTTCAGCTTGTCCCGCAATACGTAATTGATGAATGCGACGTGTATGTTGATGGCATATAA
- a CDS encoding recombinase family protein, which yields MVSAHLYLRASTQDQDANRARADLLAFAASRNYEVAGIYADNFSGTKLQRPELHRLLTSAESGQVLCVESVDRLSRLSQTDWETLKGTINSKGLRLVVADLPTSWEHLDSHSSGRSDIAGSVMHVINNMLIDLMATMARLDQEKRVERIRQGIANKRAADPSWKAVGKRKNTEKWQRVEKLLKGQTASNMTIKEIAQAASVGEATVYRIKKELGA from the coding sequence ATGGTCTCTGCACACCTCTATCTCCGAGCGTCAACACAAGATCAGGATGCGAACCGGGCTCGCGCAGATTTGCTGGCTTTTGCAGCCAGCCGAAACTACGAGGTGGCAGGGATCTATGCCGACAATTTCTCCGGCACCAAATTGCAACGGCCTGAACTCCACAGGCTGTTGACCAGTGCGGAGTCTGGACAAGTCTTGTGTGTTGAGTCGGTGGATCGCCTTTCTCGGCTCAGCCAAACGGATTGGGAAACCCTCAAAGGAACGATCAATTCAAAAGGTTTGAGGCTAGTGGTAGCTGACCTACCTACTAGTTGGGAACATCTGGACAGCCACTCTAGTGGGCGCAGTGATATTGCGGGTTCTGTAATGCACGTGATCAATAACATGCTCATTGATCTGATGGCGACGATGGCCCGCCTTGATCAAGAAAAGCGTGTAGAGCGGATCAGGCAGGGCATCGCCAACAAGAGGGCGGCTGATCCGTCCTGGAAGGCTGTAGGGAAACGGAAGAACACCGAGAAATGGCAGCGGGTAGAAAAGCTTCTCAAAGGTCAAACGGCCTCGAACATGACAATTAAAGAGATTGCCCAAGCTGCAAGTGTCGGCGAAGCCACTGTTTACAGAATCAAAAAAGAGCTTGGCGCGTAA
- a CDS encoding helix-turn-helix domain-containing protein, producing the protein MNQTNLLAPISVGIEEAARLIGVARSMLYEMIKKGEIQTFKLGRRRLVRVKTLEAFVKRQAQENSR; encoded by the coding sequence ATGAACCAAACCAACCTCTTAGCACCTATCTCGGTTGGGATAGAAGAAGCCGCACGCTTGATTGGCGTTGCCAGATCCATGCTCTATGAAATGATCAAAAAGGGGGAAATTCAAACATTCAAATTGGGGAGACGAAGGCTGGTACGAGTAAAAACTCTAGAAGCATTCGTCAAGCGACAAGCTCAGGAGAATAGCCGTTGA
- a CDS encoding site-specific integrase produces MKEKLTGKLLSSLEVTGKEYEVHDTIVIGLYVRVTAAGAKSYIVRWGRARKKALGRVGILTLDQARQEATQYLYEARKHGEPLAVTHGRKGTALPSLREFIDDTYMPWFKTHHKGHEKTLHTLDNNFDPIMAQRIDAINGRDLDQIRTTWMQTGNKPSTVNRKMGSISGVFSRAVEWEYITAHPMAKVKQLKVDSMGLVRYLDEDENKRLRAALDARQDEMRAERESANKWRVDRSQVQKQSLLGLHFTDHIKPMVLVSLNSGMRRGELFDLKWSSVNFITKTITVAGDTTKTSETRHIPMNKEVVAVLEEWKKQSGTALYVFPNQEGGRFEDVKSAWLKLLERAKVIGFRWHDMRHDFASRLVMAGVPLNTVRDLLGHGDIKMTLRYAHLAPGTKAAAVELI; encoded by the coding sequence GTGAAGGAAAAACTAACCGGCAAACTACTGTCATCCTTGGAAGTCACCGGCAAGGAGTACGAGGTCCACGATACCATCGTGATAGGCCTATACGTACGTGTAACGGCGGCCGGGGCCAAGTCGTATATTGTCAGGTGGGGACGCGCGCGCAAAAAAGCGTTGGGACGAGTCGGTATCCTTACACTCGACCAAGCCCGCCAAGAAGCGACTCAGTACTTATATGAAGCGCGCAAACACGGCGAGCCTCTGGCAGTCACCCACGGCCGGAAAGGTACTGCCCTCCCCTCGCTACGCGAGTTCATCGACGACACCTATATGCCGTGGTTCAAAACTCATCACAAGGGCCACGAAAAAACGTTGCACACCTTGGATAACAATTTCGACCCGATCATGGCTCAGCGGATCGACGCAATCAACGGTCGCGATCTCGACCAGATTCGCACTACCTGGATGCAGACCGGCAACAAGCCCTCGACCGTCAACCGCAAGATGGGCTCAATCAGCGGCGTGTTTAGCCGGGCAGTAGAATGGGAATACATCACCGCCCACCCAATGGCAAAAGTAAAGCAACTCAAGGTCGATTCCATGGGGTTGGTGCGCTATTTGGATGAAGACGAGAACAAGCGCCTACGCGCAGCTCTGGATGCACGACAAGACGAAATGCGTGCCGAACGAGAAAGCGCGAACAAATGGCGCGTAGATCGGAGCCAAGTTCAGAAGCAAAGCCTGCTGGGTCTACACTTCACTGATCACATTAAACCTATGGTGCTCGTCTCGCTGAATTCTGGCATGAGGCGTGGAGAGCTGTTTGACCTCAAATGGTCATCGGTAAACTTCATTACCAAGACCATCACCGTCGCTGGTGACACAACAAAGACCAGCGAAACCCGACACATTCCTATGAATAAGGAAGTCGTAGCCGTACTTGAAGAATGGAAAAAGCAATCAGGGACGGCCCTCTATGTATTTCCAAATCAAGAAGGAGGCCGCTTTGAAGACGTAAAAAGCGCCTGGCTCAAACTACTCGAAAGGGCCAAGGTGATCGGCTTCCGTTGGCACGATATGCGTCACGACTTCGCATCCCGACTAGTGATGGCCGGAGTACCGCTCAACACGGTACGAGATCTATTGGGGCATGGAGACATCAAAATGACTCTGCGTTATGCGCATCTGGCCCCAGGGACTAAAGCGGCGGCCGTAGAGCTCATCTAG
- a CDS encoding IS3 family transposase (programmed frameshift), translating into MSNQRYPEEFKIQAVKQVTEKQLPVSEVAARLGVSVHSLYAWVKRYTKPQEQRVEEDDQSAEVRRLRAELKRVTEERDNLKKGRRVLCQGVRLKYAFIKQQSGHYAIRRLCLTLKVHPSGYYAWLSEPKSARAKDDQRLLGLIKHSWLESGGVYGYRKIHDDLREVGESCGRHRVARLMRLEGLRSQTGYRRRPGKYGGKPAVASPNLLKRQFDVREPNKVWVTDITYIRTYEGWLYLAVVLDLFSRQIIGWSMKSQMTSDVAIDALLMAVWRRKPKQEVMIHSDQGSQYSSSDWRSFLKANNLVASMSRRGNCHDNAVAESFFQLLKRERIKRKIYTTRQDARDDVFDYIEMFYNPKRRHSFNNQLSPVEFEKRYAASLESV; encoded by the exons ATGAGCAACCAGCGATATCCCGAAGAATTCAAAATCCAGGCGGTCAAGCAAGTGACCGAAAAGCAGCTTCCTGTCTCGGAGGTGGCTGCACGATTGGGTGTGTCCGTGCACAGCCTCTATGCCTGGGTTAAGCGCTACACCAAGCCCCAAGAACAGCGCGTTGAGGAGGATGATCAAAGCGCTGAGGTTCGTCGTCTACGTGCCGAGCTGAAACGGGTGACGGAGGAGCGAGACA ATCTTAAAAAAGGCCGCCGCGTACTTTGCCAAGGAGTGCGGCTGAAGTACGCCTTTATTAAGCAGCAATCGGGTCATTACGCGATTCGACGGCTTTGCCTGACGCTCAAGGTTCATCCCAGCGGCTACTACGCGTGGCTATCAGAACCAAAATCTGCGCGAGCCAAGGACGATCAGCGACTGCTTGGATTGATCAAACACTCCTGGCTGGAAAGCGGTGGCGTTTATGGCTATCGCAAGATCCATGATGACCTGCGAGAGGTTGGTGAGAGCTGTGGCCGTCACCGGGTGGCTAGGTTGATGCGCCTTGAGGGTTTACGTTCTCAGACTGGGTATCGACGGAGGCCGGGAAAATATGGCGGTAAACCAGCCGTTGCCTCACCGAACTTACTGAAGCGCCAATTCGATGTCAGAGAACCCAACAAAGTCTGGGTCACAGACATTACCTACATCCGAACATATGAAGGCTGGCTGTATTTGGCCGTGGTGCTCGATCTGTTTTCACGCCAGATCATTGGTTGGTCAATGAAGTCGCAGATGACCAGCGACGTAGCCATTGATGCACTGCTGATGGCGGTTTGGAGACGTAAGCCGAAGCAAGAGGTGATGATCCACTCAGATCAAGGCAGTCAGTACAGCAGCTCAGACTGGCGAAGCTTCTTGAAAGCTAACAACCTGGTGGCCAGCATGAGTCGTCGAGGTAACTGCCACGACAACGCTGTGGCGGAGAGCTTTTTCCAGCTGCTAAAGCGGGAACGGATCAAGCGTAAAATCTACACTACACGCCAGGATGCTCGGGATGATGTGTTCGATTACATCGAGATGTTTTACAACCCAAAACGACGCCACAGTTTCAACAATCAGCTGTCACCGGTAGAGTTTGAAAAGCGTTACGCAGCGAGCCTGGAGAGTGTCTAG
- a CDS encoding lysozyme inhibitor LprI family protein, with amino-acid sequence MYTKGRWILSACALLSTEHALATGMDCTKAASTVEKSICANTALYTLDTQMGAAYRALVKASSEQQVELRTAQRAWLKSRDRCVEDVACLDQRYRERLQELRAQWSDAVAYRPDDVDRLASEDLRQAIEKSDPEFPLERVLDSLAVKAGTTNFASEGADDESHLPKTAPAGVTKDEWKAESPLVS; translated from the coding sequence GTGTACACCAAAGGACGCTGGATTTTGTCTGCCTGTGCATTGCTGTCTACTGAGCATGCGCTGGCGACTGGAATGGATTGTACAAAAGCGGCGAGCACCGTCGAAAAATCCATCTGCGCGAATACTGCGCTATACACGTTGGATACGCAGATGGGCGCGGCTTATCGGGCACTGGTCAAAGCCAGTTCCGAACAACAGGTTGAATTGCGAACAGCGCAGCGTGCGTGGCTGAAGAGTCGTGATCGTTGCGTAGAGGATGTTGCGTGTCTTGATCAGCGCTATCGCGAACGCTTGCAGGAGTTGAGGGCGCAGTGGAGTGATGCAGTTGCTTACAGGCCGGATGATGTCGACAGGTTGGCATCTGAAGATTTACGGCAGGCAATAGAAAAATCCGACCCTGAGTTTCCTTTGGAGCGGGTGTTGGACTCGCTGGCGGTCAAGGCTGGGACGACCAATTTTGCGAGCGAGGGCGCTGACGACGAATCTCATCTGCCCAAGACGGCCCCGGCGGGAGTAACTAAGGATGAATGGAAGGCTGAATCGCCCCTAGTTTCGTAG
- a CDS encoding tetratricopeptide repeat-containing response regulator yields the protein MLSYHQKSFLIVDDFSDFRSSVRSMLRELGIKDVDTADTGEQALRMCGQKSYDFILQDFHLGDGKKNGQQVLEDLMIEKLISHESVFVMVTAETSQAMVLSALEHEPDAYLTKPFNRSGLAQRLERLVQRKTLLKPILQALDRNKPVEVLNACIALCKQDVRYAPLCLRYRADALRDLNQNEALERLYDSIIADRPLPWAFAGLGKLLFKRGQVTQAKEVYEKALKVFPMMPALYDGMADVLVAQGDTKGAQRILEEAIRLSPLAVRRQALLGKLAMTNEDFETASKAYRQAVSQGAQSRFKDAESNLGLAHALISKGSDKGLDTRTRLEINTTLSAVAKENPSDPGLQVRARLMKATSLLLNDAETAEKLTEQAMMRIEGMEQFMSADAALLVAKQLQMLGQADAGASMLKNCAEIYGDDPAVMQGIAKLTDDPTILNAGNAAADLNRQGVRVYKAGNLVEARDVFRKALALQPKNISIALNMAQSLLHGTDTSVPSAELEACRACLKTVGMMPDTDPRFPRYQKLRSKAFGE from the coding sequence ATGCTGTCGTATCACCAAAAGAGTTTTCTGATCGTCGATGATTTCTCGGATTTCCGCAGCTCCGTCAGGTCCATGCTGCGAGAACTGGGCATCAAGGATGTCGACACCGCTGATACCGGTGAACAGGCGCTGCGGATGTGTGGGCAGAAGTCCTATGACTTCATCCTTCAGGACTTTCACCTCGGCGATGGCAAGAAGAACGGTCAACAGGTGCTCGAAGACCTGATGATCGAGAAACTGATCAGCCATGAAAGCGTGTTCGTCATGGTCACCGCCGAAACCAGCCAAGCCATGGTGCTCAGCGCCCTCGAGCATGAGCCCGACGCGTACCTGACCAAACCGTTCAACCGCTCCGGCCTCGCTCAACGCCTCGAGCGATTGGTGCAGCGCAAAACCTTGCTCAAGCCGATCCTGCAAGCGCTTGATCGCAACAAACCGGTGGAAGTGCTCAATGCCTGCATCGCCCTGTGCAAACAGGACGTCCGCTATGCGCCGCTGTGCCTGCGTTATCGCGCCGATGCCTTGCGCGACCTGAATCAGAACGAAGCGCTGGAACGCCTCTACGACAGCATCATTGCTGATCGGCCGCTGCCATGGGCATTCGCCGGATTGGGCAAGTTGCTGTTCAAGCGCGGACAGGTCACTCAGGCTAAAGAAGTGTATGAAAAAGCCCTGAAAGTGTTTCCGATGATGCCCGCACTGTATGACGGCATGGCCGACGTGCTGGTTGCCCAAGGTGACACCAAAGGTGCCCAGCGTATTCTGGAAGAAGCCATTCGCCTGTCGCCACTGGCGGTTCGGCGCCAGGCGCTGTTGGGTAAGTTGGCAATGACCAACGAAGATTTCGAAACGGCCTCCAAAGCCTATCGCCAAGCGGTATCGCAAGGTGCGCAGTCGCGTTTCAAGGATGCCGAAAGCAACCTTGGCCTCGCGCACGCCTTGATCAGCAAGGGCAGCGACAAGGGCCTCGACACGCGCACACGACTGGAAATCAACACCACACTCAGCGCTGTCGCCAAGGAGAATCCTTCCGACCCCGGCCTGCAGGTGCGTGCGCGGCTGATGAAAGCCACCAGCCTGCTGCTCAACGACGCCGAGACCGCGGAAAAGCTCACCGAGCAAGCGATGATGCGCATCGAAGGCATGGAGCAATTCATGAGCGCCGACGCCGCGCTGCTCGTCGCCAAGCAACTGCAAATGCTCGGTCAGGCGGATGCCGGTGCGTCGATGCTGAAAAACTGCGCGGAGATTTACGGTGACGACCCGGCGGTGATGCAAGGTATCGCCAAGCTGACCGACGACCCGACTATCCTCAATGCCGGCAATGCCGCCGCTGACCTTAACCGCCAAGGCGTGCGCGTGTACAAGGCCGGCAACCTGGTGGAAGCGCGGGACGTGTTCCGCAAAGCCCTGGCGCTGCAACCGAAGAACATCAGTATCGCGCTGAACATGGCGCAATCGTTGCTGCACGGCACGGACACCAGCGTGCCGTCGGCAGAACTTGAAGCGTGTCGCGCCTGCCTGAAAACGGTCGGCATGATGCCCGATACCGATCCGCGTTTTCCCCGTTATCAGAAGCTGCGAAGCAAGGCGTTTGGCGAATGA
- a CDS encoding sensor histidine kinase: MNDTEQALDFSTVIASTVHDMKNSLAMLMQAHSQWLARLPDQQQSTEQGVIEFEFAHLNGMLVQLLGLYKLGVNQMPLQPAYHELDDFIEAQLAAHQDVFASRGIMATYEVDPLSPLGFFDRELIATVLGNSINNAIRFARDSLLITVSDEAGQLVITVNDDGEGYPAQMIERQADYVQGINHSSGSTGLGLYFAGRIAALHQRNGVGGFTRISNGGPLGGGVFSVYLP; encoded by the coding sequence ATGAACGACACTGAACAGGCTCTCGATTTTTCCACGGTGATTGCCTCCACCGTGCACGACATGAAGAACTCCCTGGCGATGTTGATGCAGGCCCACAGCCAATGGCTCGCGCGCCTGCCGGATCAGCAGCAGAGTACGGAGCAGGGCGTTATCGAGTTTGAATTCGCCCACCTCAACGGCATGCTTGTGCAACTGCTCGGGCTGTACAAGTTGGGCGTCAATCAGATGCCCTTGCAGCCGGCTTACCACGAACTCGACGACTTCATCGAGGCGCAACTGGCCGCGCATCAGGACGTGTTCGCCAGTCGCGGCATCATGGCCACCTACGAGGTCGATCCGCTGAGCCCTTTGGGTTTCTTCGACCGCGAACTGATCGCGACCGTGCTCGGCAACAGCATCAACAACGCGATCCGTTTTGCCCGCGATTCGTTGTTGATTACGGTCAGCGACGAGGCCGGTCAGTTGGTTATCACGGTCAACGACGATGGCGAAGGCTACCCGGCGCAGATGATCGAGCGCCAGGCCGATTACGTGCAGGGCATCAACCACAGCAGCGGTAGCACCGGCCTCGGTTTGTATTTCGCCGGACGGATTGCTGCGTTGCATCAGCGCAATGGCGTCGGCGGTTTTACTCGCATCAGCAACGGCGGGCCGCTTGGCGGCGGCGTCTTCAGTGTTTATCTACCCTGA